Within Bacilli bacterium, the genomic segment TTATGGCAAGTTCGTGGTTGAACCGCTGGAACGCGGTTACGGCACCACGCTGGGAAATTCTCTACGGCGGATCTTGTTGTCATCCCTTCCGGGCGCTGCGGTTACAAGTGTGCAAATCGACGGCGTGCTGCATGAATTTTCCACGATACCAGGCGTTTTGGAAGATGTTACGGAGATCATTTTAAATCTGAAAGGCTTGTCGCTGAAAATTCACTCCGAGGATGAGAAAGTTCTCGAGATCGATGCCGAAGGCGAAGGAGTGGTCACTGCCGGCGATATTCGCGCTGACAGCGACGTGGAGATCCTGAATCCGGAACTGCATATCGCAACGCTTGCTTCCGACGCGCGACTGCATATGCGCATTTATGCAAACCGGGGAAGGGGCTACATTCCGGCGGACCGCAACAAGAGCGAAGAGCAAATGATCGGCGTCATCCCGGTCGACTCCATTTATACGCCGATTACGCGGGTTAATTACACCGTTGAAAATACGCGCGTCGGACAAGTGACCAACTATGACAAGCTTTCGCTGGAAGTATGGACGGACGGAAGCATCCGCCCGGAGGAAGCGGTCAGCCTTGGCGCCAAAATTTTGACGGAACACCTGATGCTGTTCGTCGGACTTACCGACGAGGCGAAAGATGCCGAGATCATGGTGGAAAAAGAAGAAGACAAGAAAGAGAAAGTTCTGGAGATGACGATCGAAGAGCTGGATCTTTCCGTTCGTTCTTATAACTGTCTG encodes:
- a CDS encoding DNA-directed RNA polymerase subunit alpha, translated to MIEIEKPKIETVSISEDGTYGKFVVEPLERGYGTTLGNSLRRILLSSLPGAAVTSVQIDGVLHEFSTIPGVLEDVTEIILNLKGLSLKIHSEDEKVLEIDAEGEGVVTAGDIRADSDVEILNPELHIATLASDARLHMRIYANRGRGYIPADRNKSEEQMIGVIPVDSIYTPITRVNYTVENTRVGQVTNYDKLSLEVWTDGSIRPEEAVSLGAKILTEHLMLFVGLTDEAKDAEIMVEKEEDKKEKVLEMTIEELDLSVRSYNCLKRAGINTVQELITKTEEDMMKVRNLGRKSLEEVQEKLAELNLSLRVEE